A single region of the Devosia sp. FJ2-5-3 genome encodes:
- a CDS encoding VOC family protein, with protein MQGIVGVGHVAIKVTDLDRSLDYYQKRLGFPEMLRLFNDDGTPWLVYLRITDEQYLEIFPGAENDRAPGWNANGVNHICFTIEDLDGTVARIEAAGITLLSPIKDGLDGNRQAWLEDPDGNRIELMEMSPDCLQLQAIRRLHAETV; from the coding sequence ATGCAGGGAATTGTGGGCGTCGGTCACGTCGCCATCAAGGTCACCGATCTGGATCGGTCGCTCGACTACTATCAGAAGCGGCTGGGGTTTCCGGAAATGCTGCGCCTGTTCAACGATGACGGCACGCCATGGCTGGTCTATCTGCGGATCACGGACGAGCAATATCTGGAAATTTTCCCGGGCGCGGAAAACGACAGAGCACCGGGCTGGAATGCCAATGGAGTCAACCACATCTGCTTCACCATCGAGGATCTCGACGGCACCGTGGCGCGGATCGAGGCGGCGGGCATCACCTTGCTCTCCCCGATCAAGGATGGCCTCGACGGCAATCGCCAGGCCTGGCTCGAGGATCCCGACGGGAACCGGATCGAGCTGATGGAAATGTCCCCCGATTGCCTGCAATTGCAGGCCATCAGGCGTCTCCACGCGGAAACTGTCTAA
- a CDS encoding cytochrome c oxidase subunit II: protein MVVAVIFILIVVGSLVFHFASPWWFSPLASNWNYIDDTTVLTFWITGLVFTAVLLFVAYCLFRFRHRPGRKAAYEPENKRLEGWLTAITAGGVIAMLTPGLFVWAQFVQVPETATDVEVIGQQWLWSFRLPGADGRLGAADNRLVSADNTLGVSPDDPFGQDDVLIEGGDLMLPVDRPVRFLLRSIDVLHDFYVPQFRAKMDMIPGSVTYFWITPTQTGSYQILCAELCGVGHPYMRGVVNVVTDAEYQDWLTSQATFAGTSL from the coding sequence ATGGTAGTCGCTGTCATTTTCATCCTCATTGTCGTCGGGTCGCTGGTGTTTCACTTCGCCAGCCCCTGGTGGTTTTCCCCGCTGGCCTCGAACTGGAACTATATCGACGACACCACTGTGCTGACATTCTGGATCACCGGGCTGGTCTTTACCGCGGTGCTGCTGTTCGTCGCCTATTGCCTGTTCCGCTTCCGCCACAGGCCAGGTCGAAAGGCCGCCTATGAACCCGAGAACAAGCGGCTCGAAGGCTGGCTGACGGCGATCACCGCCGGCGGCGTCATCGCCATGCTGACCCCCGGCCTCTTCGTGTGGGCACAGTTCGTCCAGGTTCCGGAAACGGCCACGGATGTCGAAGTGATCGGCCAGCAATGGCTTTGGAGCTTCCGACTGCCCGGCGCCGACGGCAGGCTTGGCGCCGCCGACAACCGGCTGGTTAGCGCCGATAACACGCTTGGCGTCAGCCCCGACGATCCGTTCGGTCAGGACGATGTGCTGATCGAAGGCGGGGACCTCATGCTGCCGGTCGATCGCCCCGTGCGCTTCCTGCTGCGCTCGATCGATGTGCTGCACGATTTCTACGTGCCCCAGTTCCGGGCGAAAATGGACATGATCCCCGGCTCGGTCACCTATTTCTGGATAACGCCGACCCAAACCGGCAGCTACCAGATCCTTTGCGCCGAACTCTGCGGGGTGGGGCATCCCTATATGCGCGGCGTCGTTAACGTCGTCACCGATGCAGAATACCAGGACTGGCTGACGTCACAGGCGACATTCGCCGGGACTTCGTTGTGA
- a CDS encoding cytochrome c oxidase subunit 3, giving the protein MSAVLGFIAIMTLIVGWWFAQQGLAVKPWLQVDGPAGAIQRDGPRYVPAQIGLGVFLAVVGSLFALLITGYLLRSEGGDWRAMPLPWLVWPNTLALVASGAALEWALSAARAGALDKARSGVLVALAGTALFLVGQFVTWRMLAASGNFVNSGPADSFFYLMTAAHGLHIIGGMVALARSHDRILRGERLDRIQISVELSTIYLLFMLFVWVLLLMVLSGGAAEFLALCGQILFDGGVP; this is encoded by the coding sequence ATGAGCGCGGTCCTCGGGTTCATCGCCATCATGACACTCATCGTCGGCTGGTGGTTCGCCCAGCAAGGCCTGGCGGTCAAACCGTGGTTGCAGGTGGACGGACCCGCCGGAGCAATCCAGCGGGACGGCCCGCGCTATGTGCCGGCACAAATCGGACTGGGGGTGTTCCTGGCGGTGGTCGGGTCACTGTTCGCGCTGCTGATCACGGGATATCTGCTGCGCTCGGAGGGGGGCGACTGGCGGGCCATGCCGCTGCCGTGGCTCGTCTGGCCGAATACGCTCGCCCTTGTGGCCAGTGGCGCAGCCCTCGAATGGGCCCTGTCGGCGGCGCGGGCCGGGGCGCTCGACAAGGCGCGCAGCGGCGTCCTCGTGGCCCTTGCCGGAACGGCACTGTTCCTCGTCGGCCAGTTCGTCACCTGGCGGATGCTTGCTGCCAGCGGCAATTTCGTCAATTCCGGCCCCGCGGACAGCTTCTTCTATCTCATGACCGCGGCCCATGGCCTGCACATCATCGGGGGCATGGTCGCCCTGGCGCGCAGCCATGACCGGATATTGCGCGGCGAAAGGCTCGACCGCATCCAGATCAGCGTTGAGCTATCGACTATCTACCTGCTGTTCATGCTGTTCGTGTGGGTCTTGCTGCTCATGGTCCTCTCCGGCGGGGCGGCCGAATTCCTTGCCCTTTGCGGCCAGATCCTGTTCGATGGAGGTGTCCCATGA
- a CDS encoding ABC transporter ATP-binding protein has product MPSVSFEHIVKSYGAITVLNDLNLSIDDGDFLVLLGPSGCGKTTLLNLLAGLLEVTDGRITIGDRDVTDLDPKDRGLAMVFQSYALYPTKTVRGNLKFGLSASKLPPEEVEQRIAWAAKLLQIEPLMNRKPAELSGGQRQRVAIGRALVKKVGVFLFDEPLSNLDAKLRTEMRLEIKKLHDELNPTIVYVTHDQIEAMTMATRIAVMDGGVIQQFGTPDEIYERPANIFVAGFIGSPAMNMLDARLKVDGARILAEVEGAVGGIDLSDYPFMNRPNDGAQIVLGLRPEHFGPLGVILPDAAGTIALPVQYGERTGSDATVYFRTGGKLLAARLDPSQLHAARQGETMSVSFLKGRANVFDARTGRRL; this is encoded by the coding sequence ATGCCAAGTGTCAGCTTCGAGCACATCGTGAAGTCTTATGGAGCGATCACGGTTCTCAACGATCTGAACCTGTCCATCGACGACGGCGACTTCCTGGTTCTTCTCGGCCCCTCGGGCTGCGGCAAGACCACGCTCCTGAACCTCCTGGCCGGGCTCCTCGAGGTGACGGACGGGCGCATCACCATCGGCGATCGCGACGTTACCGATCTCGATCCGAAGGACCGGGGCCTCGCCATGGTGTTCCAATCCTACGCGCTCTATCCGACCAAGACTGTTCGTGGAAACCTCAAATTCGGTCTTTCCGCCAGCAAGCTGCCCCCGGAAGAAGTCGAGCAGCGGATCGCCTGGGCGGCGAAGCTCCTGCAGATCGAGCCACTGATGAACCGCAAGCCGGCCGAACTCTCGGGCGGCCAGCGCCAGCGCGTCGCCATCGGCCGGGCGCTGGTCAAGAAGGTCGGCGTATTCCTCTTTGACGAGCCGCTCTCCAACCTCGACGCCAAGCTGCGCACCGAAATGCGGCTCGAGATCAAGAAACTGCACGACGAACTCAACCCCACCATCGTCTATGTGACGCATGACCAGATCGAGGCCATGACCATGGCCACCCGGATCGCCGTCATGGATGGCGGGGTGATCCAGCAGTTCGGCACGCCCGACGAGATTTACGAGCGACCCGCCAACATTTTTGTCGCCGGCTTCATCGGCTCGCCGGCGATGAACATGCTGGACGCAAGGCTCAAGGTCGACGGCGCCCGCATCCTGGCCGAAGTCGAGGGTGCGGTGGGCGGCATCGACCTGTCCGACTACCCGTTCATGAACCGCCCGAATGATGGCGCCCAGATCGTCCTTGGCCTGCGCCCGGAGCATTTCGGGCCGCTTGGCGTCATCCTGCCCGATGCCGCCGGCACGATTGCCCTGCCTGTCCAATATGGCGAACGCACCGGCTCGGACGCCACCGTCTATTTCCGCACCGGCGGCAAGCTTCTGGCCGCAAGGCTCGACCCCTCGCAACTGCATGCGGCACGGCAGGGCGAAACCATGTCGGTCAGCTTCCTGAAGGGCCGCGCCAATGTCTTCGACGCCCGCACTGGGCGACGCCTGTAA
- a CDS encoding cbb3-type cytochrome c oxidase subunit I encodes MADIPHDASDIVPPAEVEEMELYHPHGWWTKYVFSQDAKVIAVQYAATALGIGFVALVLSWLIRLQLGFPGVFDFIDADRYYQIITMHGMIMVVYLLTALFLGGFGNYLIPLMVGARDMVFPYANMLSYWLYLLAVLLLVASFFVPGGPTGAGWTLYPPQAILSNTPGQQWGIMLMLVSLIVFIIGFTMGGLNYTVTVLQARARGMTLMRLPLTIWGIFVATVMALLAFPALFVAAVMMLFDKYLGTSFFMPTLVEMGEQLSYGGGSPILFQHLFWFFGHPEVYIVALPAFGIVSDLISTHARRNIFGYRMMVWAIVGIGALSFIVWAHHMYVSGMNPYFGFFFATTTLIIAVPTAIKVYNWVLTLWRGDIHFNPPMLFALGFIVTFVNGGLSGLFLGNVVVDVPLSDTMFVVAHFHMVMGVAPILVIFGAIYHWYPKVTGRMLGDAMAKFHFWVTFLGAYLIFFPMHYLGLMGVPRRYFESSDIDIMPASAHGLNVFISVMAFVVGFAQIVFVFNLIWSLRHGKASGPNPWRATTLEWQTPQTPPAHGNWGDELPNVYRWAYDYSVPGAAEDFIPQNVPGALSRGDTT; translated from the coding sequence ATGGCCGACATCCCCCATGACGCGAGCGACATCGTCCCGCCCGCAGAAGTCGAGGAGATGGAGCTCTACCACCCGCATGGCTGGTGGACGAAATATGTCTTCTCGCAGGACGCCAAGGTCATCGCCGTGCAGTATGCGGCGACGGCGCTGGGAATTGGTTTTGTGGCGCTGGTCCTGTCCTGGCTCATCCGGCTGCAGCTGGGTTTTCCCGGCGTCTTCGACTTCATCGACGCCGACCGCTACTACCAGATCATCACCATGCACGGCATGATCATGGTGGTGTACCTTCTCACCGCGCTGTTCCTCGGCGGCTTTGGCAATTATTTGATCCCGCTGATGGTGGGGGCGCGGGACATGGTGTTCCCCTACGCCAACATGCTCAGCTACTGGCTTTACCTGCTCGCGGTGCTGCTCCTCGTGGCCAGCTTTTTCGTGCCGGGCGGGCCGACCGGCGCCGGCTGGACGCTCTATCCGCCGCAGGCAATCCTCTCCAATACCCCGGGCCAGCAATGGGGCATCATGCTGATGCTGGTGTCGTTGATCGTCTTCATCATCGGTTTCACCATGGGCGGGCTCAACTACACTGTCACCGTCCTGCAGGCGCGGGCGCGCGGGATGACGCTGATGCGGCTGCCCCTCACGATCTGGGGCATATTCGTCGCCACCGTCATGGCGCTGCTGGCGTTTCCGGCGCTGTTCGTGGCCGCCGTGATGATGCTGTTCGACAAATATCTTGGCACCAGCTTCTTCATGCCGACGCTGGTCGAGATGGGCGAGCAATTGAGCTATGGCGGGGGCAGCCCGATCCTCTTCCAACACCTGTTCTGGTTCTTCGGCCACCCGGAAGTCTATATCGTCGCCCTGCCGGCTTTCGGTATCGTCTCCGACCTGATCAGCACCCATGCGCGGCGCAATATCTTCGGCTATCGGATGATGGTCTGGGCCATTGTGGGCATCGGAGCGCTGAGCTTCATCGTCTGGGCGCACCATATGTATGTCAGTGGCATGAACCCCTATTTCGGGTTCTTCTTTGCCACCACGACGCTGATCATCGCGGTGCCGACGGCGATCAAGGTCTATAATTGGGTGCTGACGCTCTGGCGCGGCGATATCCATTTCAACCCGCCGATGCTCTTCGCGCTTGGGTTCATCGTCACCTTCGTCAATGGCGGTTTGTCAGGCCTGTTTCTTGGCAATGTCGTCGTCGATGTGCCGCTCTCCGACACGATGTTTGTCGTCGCCCATTTCCATATGGTGATGGGCGTGGCGCCGATCCTCGTCATCTTCGGGGCCATCTATCACTGGTATCCCAAGGTCACCGGCCGAATGCTGGGCGACGCCATGGCCAAGTTCCATTTCTGGGTCACGTTCCTGGGCGCCTATCTCATCTTTTTCCCCATGCACTATCTGGGCCTGATGGGTGTGCCGCGGCGCTATTTCGAGTCCTCCGACATCGACATCATGCCGGCTTCGGCGCATGGGCTGAACGTCTTCATTTCGGTGATGGCCTTTGTCGTCGGCTTTGCGCAGATCGTCTTCGTGTTCAACCTCATCTGGAGCCTGCGCCACGGCAAGGCCTCCGGTCCCAATCCCTGGCGCGCCACGACGCTCGAATGGCAGACGCCTCAAACCCCGCCGGCGCATGGCAATTGGGGCGATGAACTGCCAAACGTCTATCGCTGGGCCTATGACTACAGCGTGCCCGGCGCCGCCGAGGACTTCATCCCGCAAAACGTGCCCGGCGCCCTTTCGAGGGGAGACACGACATGA
- a CDS encoding LacI family DNA-binding transcriptional regulator, whose translation MNKSGYRLSDIAERTGYSKNTVSLALRDSPRISEATRLVIRQAADELQYRPNYFAKSLSSRTSRTIGLLLADISNPILTETSKSLETELATHGYGTLFATANSTLSEEVAAVEMFRSRQVDGILVYPTRDHRNYQHLVEMRKSGFPLVMLIPGENIGVDMISVDEKRGAYIAVRHLIDLGHTRVGTIDGSDPRGNRHKFDGYLQALASAGIPFDPAFQVDPRGFTPKSGYWAMDALMSARRRPTAVFVANDYIAIGVMKWCLKHGLSVPGDVAIIGFDNLEAGEYLSVTLSTVSYKTEDITRMAVERLLRLIDSPGNLPDPRVTLFEPELVIRESTGGAREA comes from the coding sequence ATGAACAAGTCCGGTTACAGGCTATCGGACATCGCCGAGCGAACCGGATATTCCAAGAATACGGTTTCGCTCGCCCTGCGCGACAGTCCGCGAATATCGGAAGCGACGCGCCTCGTTATCCGGCAGGCCGCCGACGAGCTTCAATATCGGCCGAATTATTTCGCCAAGTCCTTGAGCAGCCGGACGTCGAGGACCATCGGCCTGCTGCTCGCCGATATCTCAAATCCCATCCTGACCGAGACTTCCAAATCGCTCGAAACCGAGCTGGCCACCCATGGCTACGGGACGCTGTTTGCCACGGCAAACAGCACGCTCTCCGAGGAAGTCGCGGCCGTCGAGATGTTCCGCTCCCGCCAGGTCGATGGAATCCTCGTCTATCCGACGCGCGACCACCGCAACTATCAGCACCTGGTGGAGATGCGCAAAAGCGGCTTTCCGCTGGTCATGCTCATCCCCGGCGAGAATATTGGCGTGGACATGATCAGTGTCGATGAAAAGCGCGGCGCCTATATCGCAGTTCGCCATTTGATCGATCTCGGACACACGCGCGTGGGGACGATCGACGGCAGCGATCCCAGGGGCAATCGCCACAAGTTCGACGGCTATCTGCAGGCGCTGGCCAGCGCGGGCATTCCCTTTGACCCCGCCTTTCAGGTGGACCCGCGCGGATTTACGCCAAAATCGGGCTATTGGGCCATGGACGCGCTGATGAGCGCGCGGCGGCGGCCGACTGCAGTGTTCGTCGCCAACGACTACATCGCCATCGGCGTCATGAAGTGGTGCCTCAAGCATGGCCTGTCGGTGCCTGGAGATGTCGCCATCATCGGCTTCGACAATCTCGAGGCCGGGGAATATCTCAGCGTCACGCTCTCGACCGTGAGCTACAAGACAGAGGATATTACCCGGATGGCCGTGGAGAGGCTGCTGCGCCTGATCGACAGCCCCGGAAACCTGCCCGACCCGCGCGTGACCCTGTTCGAACCTGAACTCGTCATTCGCGAGAGCACGGGCGGGGCGCGCGAAGCCTGA
- a CDS encoding carbohydrate ABC transporter permease, whose protein sequence is MSQISVTGRTAIERATTEARPVYFPRRKKGIRPRSIAILVFLTMCAAFFCVPLYVIVVTSLKTMDQIRLGEIFSLPEVWTVQPWLTAWNDACSGINCNGLKVGFVNSLAILFPSLILSLAISSVTGYALALWNVRWAGPFMFLLFMCAFVPFQIIMIPLIVLSGMLKIYGTVWGIAIVHAVLSMPLLTLIFRNYYKDIPNEIMRAAMMDSGSFWRTFFEIILPMSGNILIVVLIMQITSIWNDFLVGLTFGGLGTQPMTVILANVVITTTGEVVYNENMAAALLTAIPPLVIYFFLGKFFVQGITAGAIKG, encoded by the coding sequence ATGAGCCAGATTTCCGTTACCGGGCGAACCGCCATCGAACGTGCCACAACCGAAGCCAGGCCGGTCTATTTCCCGCGCCGCAAAAAGGGCATTCGCCCCCGCTCGATTGCCATCCTCGTCTTCCTCACCATGTGCGCCGCCTTTTTCTGCGTGCCGCTCTATGTGATCGTCGTCACCTCGCTCAAGACCATGGACCAGATCCGGCTCGGGGAAATCTTCTCCCTGCCCGAAGTCTGGACCGTCCAGCCCTGGCTCACGGCCTGGAACGACGCCTGCTCGGGGATCAACTGCAACGGGCTCAAGGTCGGTTTCGTCAATTCGCTGGCGATCCTCTTTCCCTCGCTGATCCTCTCCCTCGCCATCTCCTCGGTCACCGGTTATGCGCTGGCGCTGTGGAATGTGCGCTGGGCCGGCCCCTTCATGTTCCTGCTCTTCATGTGCGCCTTCGTGCCCTTCCAGATCATCATGATCCCGCTGATCGTGCTGTCCGGCATGCTCAAGATCTACGGCACGGTCTGGGGTATCGCCATCGTCCACGCGGTCCTCTCCATGCCGCTCCTGACGCTGATCTTCCGGAATTACTACAAGGACATTCCCAACGAGATCATGCGCGCGGCCATGATGGACTCAGGCTCGTTCTGGCGCACCTTCTTCGAGATCATCCTGCCGATGTCGGGCAATATCCTGATCGTCGTCCTGATCATGCAGATCACCTCGATCTGGAACGACTTCCTCGTCGGCCTCACCTTTGGCGGGCTCGGCACGCAGCCGATGACGGTGATCCTGGCCAATGTGGTCATCACCACCACCGGCGAGGTCGTCTACAACGAGAACATGGCGGCCGCGCTGCTCACGGCCATCCCGCCGCTCGTCATATACTTCTTCCTCGGCAAGTTCTTTGTGCAGGGCATCACCGCCGGCGCGATCAAGGGGTAA
- a CDS encoding aldo/keto reductase, whose product MKTTQYGMPLMGLGTFGRTGAEGRDAILAALEIGYRHIDTAQTYETEGECGEAFRLSGLKRSDIHFTTKISTENFDPGALVPSLRRSLDRLGQDQVDLTLLHWPSPRGKVPLEVYVEQIGEAQMLGLTRNIGVSNFPIALLDAAQELLGDIRIVNNQFECHPYLQNKALVDHCRRTGVSVTCYLPIARGKLAGDPVLEPLAKSKNCSVEQLALAYNMARGLSVIPASANPDRLRTNFAAQALELTEADMAIIGGVERGTRYIDFDWAPQWD is encoded by the coding sequence TTGAAGACGACGCAGTACGGCATGCCGCTGATGGGGCTTGGAACATTCGGGCGAACCGGTGCCGAAGGGCGTGACGCCATCCTGGCAGCGCTCGAAATCGGTTATCGGCACATCGACACTGCCCAGACTTACGAGACGGAAGGCGAATGCGGCGAGGCGTTCCGCCTGTCGGGTTTGAAGCGGTCCGATATCCACTTCACGACCAAGATCTCGACCGAGAATTTTGACCCCGGCGCGCTCGTGCCGTCGCTGCGCAGGAGCCTCGATCGGCTGGGCCAGGACCAGGTGGACCTGACGCTGCTTCATTGGCCATCGCCGCGCGGCAAGGTGCCGCTGGAAGTCTATGTCGAGCAGATCGGGGAAGCGCAAATGCTTGGTTTAACCAGGAATATCGGCGTTTCCAACTTTCCGATTGCTCTGCTCGATGCGGCGCAAGAACTGTTGGGAGACATTCGGATCGTCAACAACCAGTTCGAATGCCACCCCTATCTCCAGAACAAGGCCCTGGTCGATCACTGCCGCAGGACAGGTGTGTCGGTGACATGCTACCTGCCCATCGCGCGGGGCAAGCTTGCCGGTGATCCGGTGCTGGAGCCTTTGGCCAAATCGAAGAACTGCAGTGTCGAACAACTCGCCCTTGCCTACAATATGGCGCGTGGGCTCAGCGTCATTCCGGCCTCTGCAAACCCTGATCGGCTGAGGACGAATTTCGCGGCGCAGGCCCTGGAGTTGACCGAGGCGGACATGGCCATCATCGGCGGCGTTGAGCGTGGCACGCGCTATATCGACTTCGACTGGGCGCCCCAATGGGATTGA
- a CDS encoding sugar ABC transporter permease, which translates to MRIRWSRWAPELALTPAVAITMVAFLGSMVWTIYISLTRSRRFPDYEIDWSEWGRQYARLFNDDAWLIALKNLLILGVGSTLAIGFGFILACLIDREKRGEGFFRTVFLYPLAVSLIVTGVAWRWLFDPNLGLQAFFHSIGLTWLRFDWLASGDTAIYGIILASVWQGSGFYMALMLAGLKGINTEIWSAARLDGVSTWKFYTEIVIPMMRFTFLTCAILLSLGVVKAYDIVVAMTNGGPGQSTWVPAYFTISAYWQKSNLGYASAAAVIMLLITAAVFLPMVLLTVWQQRRSGRVAA; encoded by the coding sequence ATGCGCATTCGGTGGAGCCGATGGGCGCCAGAGCTCGCCCTTACGCCGGCTGTGGCCATCACCATGGTGGCCTTTTTGGGGTCGATGGTCTGGACCATTTATATCAGCTTGACGCGCAGTCGCCGCTTTCCCGACTACGAGATCGACTGGTCCGAATGGGGACGGCAATATGCGCGTCTGTTCAACGACGACGCTTGGCTGATCGCCCTCAAGAACCTGCTGATCCTGGGCGTTGGAAGCACGCTGGCCATTGGCTTCGGGTTCATTCTCGCCTGCCTCATCGATCGCGAGAAGCGCGGCGAGGGCTTCTTCCGCACCGTATTTCTCTATCCCCTGGCAGTTTCGCTGATTGTTACGGGCGTGGCCTGGCGCTGGCTGTTCGATCCCAATCTCGGGCTACAGGCCTTCTTCCACTCCATCGGCCTCACCTGGCTGCGCTTCGACTGGCTCGCGAGCGGCGACACCGCCATTTACGGCATCATCCTCGCCTCTGTCTGGCAGGGCTCGGGCTTTTACATGGCCCTCATGCTCGCAGGGCTCAAAGGCATCAATACCGAGATCTGGAGCGCGGCGCGCCTCGACGGCGTCTCGACCTGGAAATTCTACACCGAGATCGTCATTCCGATGATGCGGTTCACCTTTCTGACCTGCGCCATCCTGCTCTCGCTGGGCGTGGTGAAGGCCTATGACATCGTCGTCGCCATGACCAATGGCGGCCCGGGGCAATCCACCTGGGTGCCCGCCTATTTCACCATCAGCGCTTACTGGCAGAAGTCGAACCTCGGCTACGCCTCCGCCGCTGCAGTCATCATGCTGCTGATCACGGCGGCCGTCTTCCTGCCCATGGTCCTCCTGACCGTCTGGCAGCAGCGTCGCAGCGGGAGGGTCGCCGCATGA
- a CDS encoding ABC transporter substrate-binding protein, with amino-acid sequence MLRTSMLGLTAALLMGAAPAVLAQELVVYHGWSTPAEVSALGSLRDALAEKGISWKDLAIPHNSGVNVSLVNMVTGGNPPNAFVESNPGVYRDLANIGLSLDLTELYTTTGIADNLAPVVRELSQVDGKFVKVPVALHLDGMVYFSKEVAEKSGVNPENWTSIDEMLADFDKVRAAGFAPAAVGSQAFQVGYLTHAMTAAIAGPDIYNRIYGPEPDVTAFDTPEFRKVIDVVRAFSKEAGPEAQNRPWNETTNTVITGKALMHIMGDWMKGEWKAAGKVPGVDFGCIPIPGAKAIPVTSDAFGLLGGQSEEATQAELTFAATALDPKVSGTFAMYKGATPARLDAPADVLDPCNEVVIELLQVPDGTVQNPFNIIDSDWNQALWNTMFSFWSDPNQTADDVIDTLVDEHDAIFG; translated from the coding sequence ATGCTTCGTACATCCATGCTCGGCCTCACCGCCGCGCTGCTCATGGGGGCCGCGCCTGCGGTGCTCGCCCAGGAGCTGGTCGTCTATCACGGCTGGTCGACCCCGGCGGAAGTCTCGGCGCTGGGCAGCCTGCGTGATGCGCTGGCCGAAAAGGGCATCAGCTGGAAGGACCTGGCGATCCCGCACAATTCGGGCGTCAATGTCAGCCTCGTCAACATGGTGACGGGCGGCAATCCGCCGAACGCCTTCGTTGAGTCTAATCCCGGCGTTTATCGCGACCTCGCCAATATCGGCCTGTCACTCGACCTCACCGAGCTCTACACCACAACCGGCATTGCCGATAACCTCGCCCCGGTCGTGCGCGAGCTCAGCCAGGTCGATGGCAAGTTCGTCAAGGTGCCGGTGGCACTCCATCTCGACGGCATGGTCTATTTCAGCAAGGAAGTGGCCGAAAAATCCGGGGTCAATCCCGAGAACTGGACCTCGATCGACGAGATGCTCGCCGATTTCGACAAGGTGCGCGCTGCCGGCTTTGCGCCCGCCGCCGTCGGCAGCCAGGCCTTCCAGGTCGGCTACCTGACCCACGCCATGACCGCAGCCATCGCCGGCCCGGACATTTACAACCGCATCTATGGCCCCGAGCCCGATGTCACCGCCTTTGACACCCCCGAATTCCGCAAGGTCATCGACGTCGTGCGCGCCTTCTCCAAGGAAGCCGGGCCCGAGGCGCAGAACCGCCCTTGGAACGAGACGACCAATACCGTCATCACCGGCAAGGCCCTGATGCACATCATGGGCGACTGGATGAAGGGCGAATGGAAGGCGGCGGGCAAGGTACCGGGCGTCGATTTCGGCTGCATCCCGATCCCCGGCGCCAAGGCCATTCCGGTGACTTCGGACGCCTTCGGCCTCCTCGGCGGCCAGTCGGAAGAAGCCACCCAGGCCGAACTGACCTTCGCGGCGACCGCGCTCGACCCGAAGGTTTCCGGCACCTTCGCCATGTATAAGGGCGCCACGCCGGCGCGCCTCGATGCCCCGGCCGATGTGCTCGACCCCTGCAATGAGGTGGTGATCGAGCTGCTGCAAGTGCCAGATGGCACGGTGCAGAACCCCTTCAACATCATCGACTCCGATTGGAACCAGGCTCTCTGGAACACGATGTTCTCGTTCTGGAGCGACCCCAATCAGACCGCCGACGACGTCATCGACACGCTCGTGGACGAACACGACGCCATCTTTGGCTAA
- a CDS encoding cytochrome c family protein, whose protein sequence is MGIRTLAILIGVLLTSASSAQEVGDAAAGEAVFKKCITCHAVGDNARNKVGPVLNGVVGRTAGTFPEFRYSEAMVKAGEGGLTWTPENLAKYLHSPKELVPGNKMSFAGLKEQADIDNVIAYLATMPATPQ, encoded by the coding sequence ATGGGTATCCGCACTCTTGCAATCCTGATTGGCGTGCTCCTGACGAGCGCGAGTTCGGCCCAGGAGGTGGGCGACGCTGCGGCCGGTGAGGCCGTGTTCAAAAAGTGCATAACCTGTCACGCGGTCGGCGATAACGCGCGCAACAAGGTCGGGCCGGTGCTCAACGGCGTCGTGGGGCGAACTGCCGGCACATTCCCTGAATTCCGATATTCGGAAGCGATGGTGAAGGCCGGCGAGGGCGGCTTGACCTGGACCCCTGAAAATCTCGCCAAATATCTGCATTCTCCCAAGGAACTCGTGCCGGGCAACAAGATGTCCTTCGCCGGGCTCAAGGAGCAGGCCGATATCGATAACGTCATAGCCTATCTGGCAACGATGCCGGCGACGCCCCAATAA